Part of the Crossiella cryophila genome, GTGGCGTTGCTGCTGCACGACGAGGCCGATCCGGCCAGCGCCTCGTTCTGGCCGTTCGCCCGCTTCTCCCCCGAGTGGCAGGCGCTGAGCTGGGGCGCCGAACACGGCGCCGCGGTGCGCTTCTTCGACCTGCCCGCGGCGATGTCGCTGGCCAGGGCGGTGAATCCGCCTGCTGAGTCCGCCGAGAAGAAGGTGCTGGTCGATCCGCTGGCGGTGCTGGCAGAGGCGGCCGGGTTCGACGATCCGGAGCGCTGGTGGGAGGACGTGGTCGAGCACTCCGCCGCGGACCCGCTTGGCCTGGCCGAGGCGGTCGCCGAGGCGATGGGCGCGCTGCGCGAGGAGTTCGCCGACACCGTGGACGAGCACACGCTGCGGCGGGAGGCGGCCATGCGGCAGAACCTGCGCAAGGCGCTCAAGGACACCGACGGGCCGATCGCGGTGGTCTGCGGCGCATGGCATGTGCCCGCGCTGCAACAGCTTCCGGCCGCCACCGGGGACGCGGCGCTGCTGCGCGGGCAGCCGAAGCTGAAGGTGGCAGGCAGCTGGGTGCCGTGGAGCCACGGGCGGCTGGCCGCGACCTCCGGCTACGGCGCCGGGGTGGACTCGCCGGGCTGGTACGCGCACCTGTGGGAGCGGGCACCTGCCGGGGACGTGCTGCCGCGCTGGCTGGCCAGGACCGCGCAGGTGTTGCGGGATCAGGGTTTGCCGGCCTCCACGGCGAGTGCGGTGGAGGCGGTGCGGCTGGCCGAGACCCTGGCCGCGATCCGCGGGCGGCCATCGGCCGGGCTGACCGAGGTCACCGAGGCGACCCTGGCGGTGCTCTGCGGCGGGGACGACACCGGGCTGAAGCTGGTGCGGGAACGCCTGGTGGTCGGCGAGGAACTGGGCGCGGTCGGGGACAAGGTGCCGCGCTCGCCACTGGCCGCGGACGTGGCCCGGTTGCAGCGGCGGCTGCGGCTGCCCCCGGAGGCCGCCGAGCGGAACCTGCGGCTGGACCTGCGCAAGGACACCGACCGGGAACGCTCGAAGCTGTTGCGGCGGTTGCGGGTGCTGGAGGTGCACTGGGGCGAGCCGGAGGAGACCGGCGGGCTGGGCACCTTCACCGAGGGCTGGACGCTGCGCTGGGACCCTGGCCTGGCGGTGGCGCTGGCCGCGGCGGCCCGGCACGGCACCACGGTCGAGGCCGCGGCGACCCAGGTGCTGGTCACCGAGTCCGCCCAGCTGCCCAGCGTGGCCGAGGCGGCCCAGGTGCTCGACGTCGCGGTGGGCGCGGAGCTGCCGGCGGCGGTGCTGGCCGCGCGGGCCGGGCTGGACCGGTGCGCCGCGGCGGCCACCGACGCGATCGAACTGCTCACCGCACTGCCCGCGCTGGCCCGCACGGTCCGCTACGGCTCGGTCAGGGACACCGATCCCGAACTGCTGCGCACCGCGTTGCACGGGCTGCTCGCCCGCGGTGCGGTCGGGCTGCCGATGGCCTGCCTGAACATCGACGAGGAGACCGCGGGCCACGCGCTGTCCATTGTGGACGGAGCGCATGAGGCGGTGCGGCTGGCCGCGGACGAGGAGCACGCGGCGGCCTGGTGGGAGGCGTTGCGGCGGCTGGTCGAACTGGGCGCGCGGGATCCGGCCAAGGCCGGGCACGGGCTGCCCACCGGGCGGGCCTGCCGGTTGCTGTGGGAGTCCGGGCGGCTGGACACCGAGGCGGTGGCGGCCCGGCTGCACCGCGCGGTCTCGCTGCGCGGCGTCCCCGGCGCCGCGGCCGCGTTCGTGGCCGGGTTCCTGCACGGCTCGGCCGCGCTGCTGGCCGCGGACACCCGGCTGCTGGGCCTGGTGGACGGCTGGCTGTCCGGACTGGCCGGCGAGGACTTCGAGGACGCGCTGCCGTTGCTGCGGCGCGCGGTGGGCACCTTCAGCGGTCCGGAACGCCGCACCCTGGCCGAGCGGATCGCCGCGGGCGCGGGCCGGACCGCGGTCGCCAACACCGACTGGGACCCCGGGCGGGCCGAGCGGCTGACCGGATTCGTGCGTGAGCTGTACCGGAGGGCGGGCACCCGATGAGCGAGGCGGAACGACTGCGCCGCTGGCGGCTGCTGCTGGGCCCGGCCGCGAACGAGCTGGGCGAGCTGGACGCCGACGACCGGCGCCGGGACGCGGCGCTGACCGCGCTCTACGGCGGTGGCGGGCAGGGCATGCCCGGCGAGAGCGAGGGCAAGCGCAGCGGCGGGCTCAGCTCCAGCGCGCCGGTGCTGCACCGCTGGCTCGGCGATGTGCGCACCTACTTCCCTGCCTCGGTGGTGCAGGTGATGCAGCGGGACGCGGTGGAGCGGCTCGGGCTGACCAAGCTGCTGCTGGAGCCGGAACTGCTGTCCACTGTGGAGCCGGACGTGCGGCTGGTCGGCACCCTGGTCTCGCTGTCCAGGGCGATCCCGGCACGCACCAGGGAGACCGCGCGGCTGGTGGTGCGCAAGGTGGTCGAGGAGATCGAGCAGCGGCTGGCCGAACGGCTGATCGCCGCGGTCGCCGGCGCCGTGGACCGGTCGCGGCGCACCCGCAGGCCGCGACTGTCCGATGTGGACTGGAATGCCACCATCCGGGCCAATCTGCGCAACTACCAGCCCGTCCAGCGCACCGTGGTGGTGGACCAGCTCATCGGCGCCCAGCGGCGCAGCCGCAGTTCGGCGCTCAAGGACGTGCTGCTGCTGGTCGACCAGTCCGGCTCGATGGCCGAGTCGGTGGTCTACTCCGCGGTCTTCGGCGCCACCCTGGCCTCGCTGCGCGCGGTGCACACCCGGCTGGTCGTCTTCGACACCGAGATCGCCGACCTGACCGAGGAACTCGAGGACCCGGTCGACCTGCTCTTCGCCACCCAGCTCGGCGGCGGCACCGACATCAACCGGGCGATGGCCTACGCCCAGCAGCACATCCGCCGCCCGGCCGACACGGTGCTGGTGCTGATCAGCGACCTGTACGAGGGCGGTGTGGCTGGCGAACTGCAACGCCGGGTCCGGGACCTGGTGGCCAGCGGGGTGACCGTGGTGGTGCTGCTGGCCCTGTCCGACAGCGGCAAACCCGCCTACGACCACGAACTGGCCGCCCAGCTCTCCGCACTGGGCGCACCCGCCTTCGCCTGCACCCCTGACCTGTTCCCCGACCTGCTGGCCACGGCGCTGCGCAAGGAGGACGTGGCCGCGTGGGCCGAGTCGGAGGGGATCCAGGTGGGGGCCTAGACCGGCCGCATGCCCGGCTCGAAGGTGGCCAGGCCGAGGATCGGGAAGCCGGGGTAGCCCACCGCGAACAGCTTGCCGGGCACCGGGTCTCCGGCGATCCACAGGCCCTGGACCTGCTGGATGTTGCCGACCAGGTCCAGGTTGGCGTCGCGGAGCTGGATGTTCAGGTCGGTGCCGTTGACCAGCCGGATGACGCCGTGCGCGTTGGCGTGCCCGTCCCGGCCGGGCTGCCACGGGGCCAGCGAGATGCCGACCGGCTGCCACGGGCCAGCCCGCAGCAGTTCCGGCAGCCTGGTCCACGGCTGGTAGCGGCGCTTGGCCGCGTTGTGCCTGCGCAGCTGGATGGGGAAGAAGGCGACCACCGCGACCAGGCAGACCACGCCGAAGATCGTCTCCGCCCCTTGGGTCAGCCAGGCGCCGAGGAAGAGCAGCGCGACAAAGGCGAACGCGCCCAGATGCGGCCAGACCCGGTACCGGACCGCCCGGCTGGACATCTCGGCCCACGCCGCGACCAGCGGATCATCGCCCGCGACACCCGCACTGCCGAAGGACTCCGCGGCAGGCGGCGTCAGGCCGGCCGGGCGCTCGACCCGGCGGCCGGACAACGGCACCCCGAACCCGTCCAGCATGGCCACCACGGCCCCGGCGGAGGAGGGGCCGACCAGCCAGAGCCTGCCGGTCCGCTGTGCCACCCGGTGCGCGACCCGGCCGCGCACCTCGGGGAAGCGCAGGCACGCACCGTCGGCCTCCACCAGGAAGTGGCGGGCGGTCACGCCGAGCACGGTGACCGGGACCGGACGCCAGCGTTCCGCCCGCATGAGGTCCCGGCTCCCCCGCATGACCGGCCCGTACCGGATCAGCATGCCCAGCAGCAGCACCACGAGCAGCAGCAGGAGACCCAGCACGACCTGCAGCGCCTCGGTGCGGAGGTCCACCACGGTGAACAGCAGCCACACCGCCCCGGCCAGCACGATCACCAGCACCGGCGTGATGAGCAAGTTGCGCAAGTAGGTCTGGACGGCCGCGGCGCGCGGGTCCTCGATCGCGGGACGGTCGGTCACCGGATGGGCGACCACGGCGGGCGGGATGGGCTGCACCGGCCAAGGATAGAGACCGACGTCGCTCGGTCGGTTGACTTTCCTCCAACCCCAACTCAAGTTAGCCTTGCCTAAGTTGGAGGTGATCCGTGGAGACCAAGAGTCGTCGCCCACCGATGCCTGGGGCCGCAGAGCGGGCCAGGACGATGGGTGTCCGAGGCGGCAAGGCAGTGCTGATGCCCGCGGTGGAGGGGGAGACGCCGCGGGTGGAGCCATTGCTGCACCACGTGCACGCGGACGGGTCGACCTCGCTGCTGCTCGATGAGGACCACGAGCTGGTCGGACTGGCCTGGCAGGCCCCGCACGGGGAGCTGACCGCCATGGTCGAGCTGACCGACCCGGCGCCGGTGCGGCTGCGCGAGCCGGTGCGCGGACTGCTCTGGATCACCGGTTTCCTGCAGGCGCTGGACGAGCGCGGGGCCCGCGCCGAAGCCCTGTCGGTGGCCGTGACCAGGCCGGATCCCCGGCTGCTCGACGTCGGGCACGGGGCGACCATGCTGCGTCTCGTGCCTGCCTCGCTGGTGCTGGCCGACGCCGAGGGCACCTGCTCGCTGACCCCGCAGGAGTACACCAAGGCCGAGCCGGACCCGTTCTGCCTCATGGAGGACGACTGGCTGCGGCACCTGGAGCTGTCCCACCGCGATGTGGTGGACCTGCTCGCCCGGCACATCCCCGAGCAGTTGCAGGGCGGGCACGTGCGGCCGCTGGGGCTGGACCGGCTCGGGCTGCGGCTGCGGGTGGAGGCGGCCGACGGCGACCACGACGTGCGGCTGGCCTTCTCCAAGTCGGTGACCACCCAGCACGAGCTGTCCCTGGAACTGCGCCGCCTGGTCGGCTGCCCGTTCATGGCCTCCCTGCACAGCGACTGAACCCCGGCACCCCGCACAGCACGAAGCCCGGCTCCTGCCGGGAAGCCGGGCTTCGTGGTTCGGCCTGGGAGGGGGCCACGTCCTCCCGGACCGGGGTCTAGCGGATGTGCATGCCCGAGATCTGCCGGGCGATCACCAGGCGCTGGATCTCACTGGTGCCCTCGAAGATGGTGAAGATCTTGCTGTCCCGGTGCCAGCGTTCCACCGGGTGCTCGCGGGTGTAGCCGTTGCCGCCCAGGATCTGGATCGCCCGCTCGGTCGCCCAGACCGCGACCTCACCGGCCTTCAGCTTGGACATCGAGCCCTCGGCCGCCTCGAACTTGGCCTCGTTGCGCCCCATCCAGGCCGCCCGCCAGACCAGCAGCCGGGCCGCGTCGATCTCCATCTTCATATCGGCCAGGGTGAAGGCGATGGACTGGTTCTCGATGATCGGGCGGCCGAAGGTGATCCGCTGCTTGGCGTAGTCCAGCGCGTACTCATACGCCGCCCTGGCGATGCCGATGGCCATCGCGCCCACCGGCGGCCTGGTCAGCTCGAAGGTCTTCATCGCGGCCTGGGCGCCGCCCTTCTTGCCCTCCCTGGCCCTGGCCAGCTTCTCGTCCAGCTTGTCCTTGCCGCCGAGCAGGCAGCTGCCGGGCACCCGGACGTCGTCCAGGAACACATCGGCGGTGTGCGAGGCACGCAGGCCGTGCTTCTTGATCTTCTTGGTGGCGACCAGGCCCTTGGTGCCGGGCGGCACGATGAAGGCGGCCTGACCCCGGGAGCCCAGTTCCTTGTCCACCACGGCCTGCACCACGTGCACGTTGGCGATGCCGCCGTTGGTGGCCCAGGCCTTCTGGCCGTTGAGCACCCACTCGTCCTTGGCCTCGTCGTAGACCGCGCGGGTGCGCATGGCCGAGACGTCCGAACCGGCCTCCGGCTCCGAGGAGCAGAACGCGGCCACCTTGGGGTCGTCCACCTCGCCGAAGCACTGCGGCACCCACTCCACGAACTGCTCAGGCGTGCCTGCGGCGAAGATCCCGGCCACCGCCAGGTTGGTGCCGAAGATCGCCAGGCCGATGCCCGCGTCGCCCCAGAACAGCTCCTCCAGCACGATCGGCAGGGAGAGCCCGGTGGGGTCGGCGTAGAAGGTGGCCAGCGACTCGAAGTTGTACAGCCCGATCTTGGCCGCCTCCTGGATCAGCGGCCAGGGCGTCTCCTCCCGCTCATCCCATTCGGCGGCGGCTGGCCGAACCGAGTCCGCGGCGAACCCGTGCACCCAGTCACGGAGATCGCGCTGTTCCTCGTTCAGTTCCAGTGAGAAGGTCACCGGTGCTACTCCCTCACGCCTTGGGGATGCTGAACAGGTTGGACAGGCCCGCGGCGAACCCCAGGTCGCCCTTCACCTTGATCTTGCCGGTCATGAACATCACCGGGGCGGAGCCGTTGCCGGAGGCGAGTTTGAGGAACTCGGCCGGGGACAGCGTCACGGTCACCCTCGGCTCGGCCTGGTTGTCCTTGTTCACCGAACAGGCGCCGTCGGCGATCACCGTCTCGTAGCGCTCGAAGTCCTCGCCGGCCTGGATCCGCCAGTGCACGATCGCCTTGGCCGTGCCTGCCTTCTCCGCCTTGAAGTGCGCCTCCATCCGGCGGAACACCTCGTCCAGCACCCGCACCCGCAGCTCGGGCCGGGCCATCACGGCCTCGATCTGGTCCTTGGACGCCCGCGAGATGAGCCGCGCGAAGGTCTGCGGGTCCATCGAGCTGAGGTCGACGGTCCCCCCGTTGCTGGCCACCTCGGAGGCGGCGGAGAGGAGCGAGACGAACTCCTCCTTGCTGATCTTCTTCGGATCGACCTCGGCAAGGGCGGCGATCGGATCGCTGTTCGTCATCAAAACCTCCCGCTTACCTACTGACGAGTAACTCTACTTTCGAGTAGGTTCCCTGGCAAGAGTACCCTTCCTGTCACGTCAACGGGGGTGCCAATGACCGATAACCGGGCTGAGTCCAACGGCGACCGACCCGCGCGCGCGAAACGACTGCCACGGGCGGTCCGGGAACGCCAGATCCTGGACGCCGCGGTGGCGGTGTTCTCCCAGCGCGGGTACCACGCCGCGTCCATGGACGAGATCTCCGAGGTCGCCGGGATCTCCAAGCCGATGATCTACGCCTACCTGGGCGCCAAGGAGGAGCTGTTCGCCGCCTGCATCCAGCGGGAGGCGACCAGGCTGGTGGAGGCGATCGCCGGGGTGGTGGACGAGAGCCTGCCGCCGCGCGAGCAGCTCTGGCGCGGCATCCAGGGCTTCTTCGCCTTCGTCGCGGACAACCGGGACTCCTGGCGGGTGCTGCACCGGCAGGCAGGCACCCAGGGCGAGCCGTTCGCGGCCGAGCTGACCGCTGGCCGCAAGCGGGCCATCTCGGTGATCGGGCTGCTGCTGGAGCACGCGGCCCAGGCCCAGGGCGTGGGTTCCTTCGCCGAGGGCCAGACCGAGCCGCTGGCCGCCGGGCTGGTCGGCGCGGGCGAATCGCTGGCCGACTGGTGGCTGGACCACCCGGAGGAGACGCCCAAGGCGATGTCCGGGCGGCTGATGAACCTGGTCTGGATGGGCTTCGGCAACCTGGTGCAGGGCACCGGCTGGCGGCCGTCGCAGGCCGAGGACGCCGGGTTGCAGCGCAGCGACGAGGTCAGCGCCTGAGCCGGTTCAGCCGCTGATCAGCCTGGCCGCGCCGACCAGGCCCGCGTCCCCGCCAAGGGTGGCCGGGACCACCCGCAGGCCGGCCAGGAAGGACAGGCCGGCGTGGGTGTCCAGGCAGCGGCGGATCGGGTCGAACAACAGCGGCCCGACCGCGGCCACCCCGCCGCCGATGACCACCAGGTCCAGGTCGCAGACCGCGGCCGCGGCGGCGATGGCCAGGCCGACCGCGTGCCCGCCGCGCTCGAAGGCGGCCAGCGCCAGCTGATCGCCCGCGCGCGCGTCCGCGGCCAGTGCGACCGTGTCCTGGCCGGTCCAGCCCTGCTCGCGGGCCCAGCGGGACAGGTGCGGGCCACCGGCCACCGTCTCCACGCAGCCGCGTCCGCCGCAGGTGCAGGGGTGGCCGTCCGGCTCGACCACCACGTGCCCGATGTGGCCCGCGTTGCCGGTGCGCCCGCCGAAGGGCCGCCCGCCCAGCACCAGTCCGCCGCCGACCCCGGTGGAGACCACCATGCCCAGCATGAAGTCGGTGCCCTGACCGGCCCCTGCCCAGTGCTCGCCGAGCGCGGTGCAGGCGCCGTCCACGGCCAGTGCCACCGGCAGGCCGGGCAGCAGCGCGCTGATCCGGTCCCGCAGCGGGAAGTCCTGCCAGCCACTGATGTTGATCGGGCTGACCGTGCCCCTGGTGGTGTCCACCGGTCCCGCGCAGCCGACGCCGATCCCGCGCACCGCCGCGCCTTCCGGCCCGGACAGCGCTTCCTCGATCACCTCGGTGACCGCGGTCCAGGCCGCCTCGCGATCGTGCGCCGGGGTGGGTCGGCGGGCGGTGCGCAGCAGAGTGCCGGAGCCGTCCACCAGACCGGCGGCGATCTTGGTGCCGCCCACGTCGACGGCCAGCGCGAGATCGCTCATCGGTTGCTCCATCCACAGGCCCGCATGATCACTTGTCCACAGATTCCACAGGTTCATCCACACACGGCGAAGCGGCCGTCATACTGTCCACTGTAGACAGTATGACGGCCGCGCCGGCGCGTTGGGTCAGGCCTCGCTGCGGCCCTGGTGGGTCGGATCCAGCACCCTGGCCAGGAAGGTCTGGGTGCGCTCCTGCCGGGGGTTGCCGATCACCTGCTCGGCCGGGCCCTCCTCGACCACGTGGCCGTCGTCCATGAACAGCACCCGGTCGGCCACCTCACGGGCGAACTGCATCTCGTGCGTGACCACCAGCATGGTCATGCCCTCGTCGGCGAGCTGGCGCATCACGCCGAGCACGTCGCCGACCAGTTCCGGGTCCAGCGCGGAGGTCGGCTCGTCGAAGAGCATCAGCTCCGGGTTCATCGACAGCGCGCGGGCGATGGCCACCCGCTGCTGCTGACCGCCGGAGAGCTGGGCCGGCATCGAGGTGGCTTTCTCCGACAGCCCGACCCGCTCCAGGTTCTCGTGCGCGATCCGCTCGGCCTCGGCCTTGCCCCGCTTGAGCACCTTGCGCTGGGCCACGGTGAGGTTGTCCAGCACGCTCAGGTGCGAGAACAGGTTGAACGACTGGAAGACCATGCCGATCTTGATCCGGGCGCCGTCCAGATCGCAGTCCTCGTCGGTCAGCTCGACCCCGTTGACCACCACGGTGCCCGCACTGGGTTCCTCCAGCAGGTTCACGCAGCGCAGCAGGGTGGACTTGCCGGAGCCGGACGGGCCGATCACGCACACGACCTCGCCACGGGCCACCGACAGGTCGATGCCCTTGAGCACCTCCAGCGGGCCGAAGCTCTTGTGCAGCTGCGACACCACGACCATGGGCTGTTCGGTCATCACTTGCCCCCCTTCGCAGTGGTGTTGGCCTTGCGCTCCAGCCGCTGCTGCAGGATCGACAGCGGGATGGTGATGATCAGGTAGCACAGGCCGGCGACCACGAACGGCGTCATGCTGCGGTACTGGCTCAGCGCCTGGCGGCCGAACTGGGCCAGCTCCTGCTGATCCAGCGTGGAGCCGATGAAGAACACCAGCGAGGAGTCCTTGACCAGCATGATCAGCTCGTTGGTCAGCGGCGGCAGGATGATCCGGAACGCCTGCGGGATGACCACGGTGATCATGGTGCGGGCCGGGGACATGCCCAGCGAACGAGCCGCCTCGACCTGTCCCTTGGGCACCGCCTTGATCCCGGCCCTGATCGTCTCGGCCATGTAGGCCGAGGCCACGATGCCCAGCGCCAGGGTGATGATCACCATGCGGTCGATCAGGGTGCCGGGGAAGGCGGTGGGGATGCCGAAGCCGACCGCGAGGAAGACCAGCAGCGCGGGCAGGCCGCGGAAGAACTCGATGTAGAGGGTGGCGATCCAGCGGTACGGGCCGACCGAGGACAACCGCATCAGCGCGAGCACGACACCGAAGACGATGCCGAAGGAGAAGCCCAGCGCGGTGTAGATGATGGTGTTCTTCAGCGCGATGACGATGACGTTCGGGAACAGCTCCGCCGCGACGTCGAGGTCGAGGAACGAAG contains:
- a CDS encoding DUF5682 family protein, coding for MARTQSLPERVTLLGIRHHGPGSARMVRAALEALAPKVILIEGPPEGDALLAHVPELTPPVALLLHDEADPASASFWPFARFSPEWQALSWGAEHGAAVRFFDLPAAMSLARAVNPPAESAEKKVLVDPLAVLAEAAGFDDPERWWEDVVEHSAADPLGLAEAVAEAMGALREEFADTVDEHTLRREAAMRQNLRKALKDTDGPIAVVCGAWHVPALQQLPAATGDAALLRGQPKLKVAGSWVPWSHGRLAATSGYGAGVDSPGWYAHLWERAPAGDVLPRWLARTAQVLRDQGLPASTASAVEAVRLAETLAAIRGRPSAGLTEVTEATLAVLCGGDDTGLKLVRERLVVGEELGAVGDKVPRSPLAADVARLQRRLRLPPEAAERNLRLDLRKDTDRERSKLLRRLRVLEVHWGEPEETGGLGTFTEGWTLRWDPGLAVALAAAARHGTTVEAAATQVLVTESAQLPSVAEAAQVLDVAVGAELPAAVLAARAGLDRCAAAATDAIELLTALPALARTVRYGSVRDTDPELLRTALHGLLARGAVGLPMACLNIDEETAGHALSIVDGAHEAVRLAADEEHAAAWWEALRRLVELGARDPAKAGHGLPTGRACRLLWESGRLDTEAVAARLHRAVSLRGVPGAAAAFVAGFLHGSAALLAADTRLLGLVDGWLSGLAGEDFEDALPLLRRAVGTFSGPERRTLAERIAAGAGRTAVANTDWDPGRAERLTGFVRELYRRAGTR
- a CDS encoding VWA domain-containing protein translates to MSEAERLRRWRLLLGPAANELGELDADDRRRDAALTALYGGGGQGMPGESEGKRSGGLSSSAPVLHRWLGDVRTYFPASVVQVMQRDAVERLGLTKLLLEPELLSTVEPDVRLVGTLVSLSRAIPARTRETARLVVRKVVEEIEQRLAERLIAAVAGAVDRSRRTRRPRLSDVDWNATIRANLRNYQPVQRTVVVDQLIGAQRRSRSSALKDVLLLVDQSGSMAESVVYSAVFGATLASLRAVHTRLVVFDTEIADLTEELEDPVDLLFATQLGGGTDINRAMAYAQQHIRRPADTVLVLISDLYEGGVAGELQRRVRDLVASGVTVVVLLALSDSGKPAYDHELAAQLSALGAPAFACTPDLFPDLLATALRKEDVAAWAESEGIQVGA
- a CDS encoding DUF2470 domain-containing protein: MPGAAERARTMGVRGGKAVLMPAVEGETPRVEPLLHHVHADGSTSLLLDEDHELVGLAWQAPHGELTAMVELTDPAPVRLREPVRGLLWITGFLQALDERGARAEALSVAVTRPDPRLLDVGHGATMLRLVPASLVLADAEGTCSLTPQEYTKAEPDPFCLMEDDWLRHLELSHRDVVDLLARHIPEQLQGGHVRPLGLDRLGLRLRVEAADGDHDVRLAFSKSVTTQHELSLELRRLVGCPFMASLHSD
- a CDS encoding acyl-CoA dehydrogenase family protein, which codes for MTFSLELNEEQRDLRDWVHGFAADSVRPAAAEWDEREETPWPLIQEAAKIGLYNFESLATFYADPTGLSLPIVLEELFWGDAGIGLAIFGTNLAVAGIFAAGTPEQFVEWVPQCFGEVDDPKVAAFCSSEPEAGSDVSAMRTRAVYDEAKDEWVLNGQKAWATNGGIANVHVVQAVVDKELGSRGQAAFIVPPGTKGLVATKKIKKHGLRASHTADVFLDDVRVPGSCLLGGKDKLDEKLARAREGKKGGAQAAMKTFELTRPPVGAMAIGIARAAYEYALDYAKQRITFGRPIIENQSIAFTLADMKMEIDAARLLVWRAAWMGRNEAKFEAAEGSMSKLKAGEVAVWATERAIQILGGNGYTREHPVERWHRDSKIFTIFEGTSEIQRLVIARQISGMHIR
- a CDS encoding SCP2 sterol-binding domain-containing protein codes for the protein MTNSDPIAALAEVDPKKISKEEFVSLLSAASEVASNGGTVDLSSMDPQTFARLISRASKDQIEAVMARPELRVRVLDEVFRRMEAHFKAEKAGTAKAIVHWRIQAGEDFERYETVIADGACSVNKDNQAEPRVTVTLSPAEFLKLASGNGSAPVMFMTGKIKVKGDLGFAAGLSNLFSIPKA
- a CDS encoding TetR/AcrR family transcriptional regulator is translated as MTDNRAESNGDRPARAKRLPRAVRERQILDAAVAVFSQRGYHAASMDEISEVAGISKPMIYAYLGAKEELFAACIQREATRLVEAIAGVVDESLPPREQLWRGIQGFFAFVADNRDSWRVLHRQAGTQGEPFAAELTAGRKRAISVIGLLLEHAAQAQGVGSFAEGQTEPLAAGLVGAGESLADWWLDHPEETPKAMSGRLMNLVWMGFGNLVQGTGWRPSQAEDAGLQRSDEVSA
- a CDS encoding ROK family protein, which codes for MSDLALAVDVGGTKIAAGLVDGSGTLLRTARRPTPAHDREAAWTAVTEVIEEALSGPEGAAVRGIGVGCAGPVDTTRGTVSPINISGWQDFPLRDRISALLPGLPVALAVDGACTALGEHWAGAGQGTDFMLGMVVSTGVGGGLVLGGRPFGGRTGNAGHIGHVVVEPDGHPCTCGGRGCVETVAGGPHLSRWAREQGWTGQDTVALAADARAGDQLALAAFERGGHAVGLAIAAAAAVCDLDLVVIGGGVAAVGPLLFDPIRRCLDTHAGLSFLAGLRVVPATLGGDAGLVGAARLISG
- a CDS encoding amino acid ABC transporter ATP-binding protein, yielding MTEQPMVVVSQLHKSFGPLEVLKGIDLSVARGEVVCVIGPSGSGKSTLLRCVNLLEEPSAGTVVVNGVELTDEDCDLDGARIKIGMVFQSFNLFSHLSVLDNLTVAQRKVLKRGKAEAERIAHENLERVGLSEKATSMPAQLSGGQQQRVAIARALSMNPELMLFDEPTSALDPELVGDVLGVMRQLADEGMTMLVVTHEMQFAREVADRVLFMDDGHVVEEGPAEQVIGNPRQERTQTFLARVLDPTHQGRSEA
- a CDS encoding amino acid ABC transporter permease, with the translated sequence MSRRQRARLFRGIQYGALVVILVVLAFAADWGKIATSFLDLDVAAELFPNVIVIALKNTIIYTALGFSFGIVFGVVLALMRLSSVGPYRWIATLYIEFFRGLPALLVFLAVGFGIPTAFPGTLIDRMVIITLALGIVASAYMAETIRAGIKAVPKGQVEAARSLGMSPARTMITVVIPQAFRIILPPLTNELIMLVKDSSLVFFIGSTLDQQELAQFGRQALSQYRSMTPFVVAGLCYLIITIPLSILQQRLERKANTTAKGGK